A single genomic interval of Paracoccus contaminans harbors:
- a CDS encoding YjbE family putative metal transport protein (Members of this highly hydrophobic protein family,regularly are found preceded by the yybP-ykoY manganese riboswitch (see RF00080). A metal cation transport function is proposed.) has translation MEIFTGGGLTALLQVIAIDLVLAGDNAIVIGMAAAGLPRDLRNRAILVGIIAATVMRIGFALITTELLGITGLLLAGGLLLLWVCYKMWRELSSPHQEMDAHEALQDADLNSDGQIAGAPRKTFRQAATQIVIADVSMSLDNVLAVAGAARHHFEVLIIGLVLSIALMGLASSFIARIIGRYRWIAWIGLVIILFVALKMIYEGWHDISAHIAV, from the coding sequence ATGGAGATCTTTACCGGGGGGGGGTTGACGGCGCTGTTGCAAGTCATCGCCATCGATCTTGTGCTGGCAGGGGACAACGCCATCGTCATCGGCATGGCGGCTGCGGGATTGCCCAGGGATCTGCGCAACCGCGCGATCCTGGTCGGGATCATCGCCGCGACAGTCATGCGGATCGGCTTTGCCCTGATCACCACCGAACTTCTGGGGATCACGGGGCTGCTGCTGGCGGGTGGGCTGCTGCTGCTGTGGGTGTGCTACAAGATGTGGCGCGAACTCAGCAGCCCGCATCAGGAAATGGACGCGCATGAGGCGCTTCAGGATGCTGACCTGAACAGCGACGGGCAGATCGCCGGCGCGCCCCGCAAGACCTTCCGGCAGGCGGCCACACAGATCGTCATCGCCGATGTGTCGATGTCGCTCGACAACGTGCTGGCCGTGGCGGGCGCCGCGCGGCATCATTTCGAGGTGCTGATCATCGGGCTGGTGCTGTCGATCGCGCTGATGGGGCTGGCCTCCAGCTTTATCGCCCGGATCATCGGCCGCTACCGCTGGATCGCCTGGATCGGCCTCGTCATCATCCTCTTCGTGGCGCTCAAGATGATCTATGAGGGCTGGCACGACATATCGGCCCATATCGCGGTCTGA
- a CDS encoding DUF1501 domain-containing protein, producing the protein MISRRLLLKSGALAACSAAAHPWLNTMTFAAAPGDNRLVVIVLRGAMDGLDVVQPYGDANLRALRAELSAGPDKGAPDLDGFYSLHPELAELMPLWQAGQLAFAHAVATPYRDKRSHFDGQDLLEAGTGNDLPIDQQKGGWLNRLLQDLPGATGETAYTVGTEEMLILSGKAHALSWAPDARLALSAQAKLLLSDVYHDDALFRAAAADAEAIGGSLSPLDIDGKGPNGDAAKLAAFTANRLNGATRIAAFSLAGWDSHARQPQVIGRQLRQLSTAILTLRDQLGANWDRTTVLAMTEFGRTARENGSGGTDHGTGGAMLMAGGAVRGGRVYGDWPGLGDGQLYQQRDLLPTRDVRAYAGWAMRGLFGTDRARIEGMIFPGLDLGPDPGILL; encoded by the coding sequence ATGATATCCAGACGCCTGCTGCTGAAATCCGGGGCGCTCGCCGCATGCTCGGCCGCGGCGCATCCCTGGCTGAACACGATGACATTCGCCGCCGCGCCCGGTGACAACCGGCTGGTCGTCATCGTGCTGCGCGGGGCGATGGACGGGCTGGATGTCGTCCAGCCCTATGGCGATGCAAACCTGCGCGCGCTGCGGGCCGAACTGTCCGCCGGCCCCGACAAGGGCGCGCCGGATCTGGACGGGTTCTATTCCCTGCACCCGGAACTGGCCGAACTGATGCCGCTGTGGCAGGCGGGGCAACTGGCCTTTGCCCATGCCGTCGCCACGCCCTATCGTGACAAGCGCAGCCATTTCGACGGGCAGGATCTGCTTGAGGCCGGGACGGGCAACGATCTGCCCATCGACCAGCAGAAGGGCGGCTGGCTCAATCGGCTGCTTCAGGATCTGCCGGGCGCGACGGGCGAGACGGCTTATACAGTCGGCACCGAGGAAATGCTGATCCTGTCAGGCAAGGCCCATGCGCTGAGCTGGGCCCCCGACGCGCGGCTGGCCCTTTCGGCGCAGGCCAAGCTGCTGCTGTCGGATGTCTATCACGATGACGCGCTGTTCCGCGCCGCGGCGGCCGATGCCGAGGCGATCGGCGGCTCGCTGTCGCCGCTGGACATCGACGGCAAGGGCCCGAACGGGGATGCGGCCAAGCTGGCCGCCTTTACGGCAAACCGTCTGAACGGGGCAACGCGCATCGCGGCGTTCTCGCTCGCCGGATGGGACAGCCATGCGCGCCAGCCGCAGGTGATCGGGCGTCAGCTGCGCCAGCTTTCGACCGCGATCCTGACGCTGCGCGACCAGCTGGGCGCGAACTGGGACAGGACGACCGTTCTGGCCATGACCGAGTTCGGCCGCACTGCGCGCGAGAACGGCTCGGGCGGGACGGACCATGGCACCGGCGGGGCCATGCTGATGGCGGGCGGGGCGGTGCGCGGGGGCCGCGTCTATGGCGACTGGCCGGGCCTGGGCGATGGGCAGCTTTACCAGCAGCGCGATCTTTTGCCGACGCGCGATGTCCGCGCCTATGCCGGCTGGGCGATGCGGGGCCTGTTCGGCACCGACAGGGCGCGCATCGAAGGGATGATCTTCCCCGGTCTCGATCTCGGTCCCGATCCGGGCATCCTGCTTTGA